In a single window of the Pleurodeles waltl isolate 20211129_DDA chromosome 4_2, aPleWal1.hap1.20221129, whole genome shotgun sequence genome:
- the CLDND1 gene encoding claudin domain-containing protein 1 isoform X1 — MMDNRFATALVIACVLSLIATIYMSASVGTDFWYEYHSPSPTDNGSETLGRNFKDEFLSDEADEKTYSDALFHCNGTMGLWRRCITVSSQAHWFRQPEADFTTECISFSLSDQFLEKYLEPGNHNSGPDLVRTYLWRCQCLLPFVSLGLMCFGALIGLCACACRNLYPTIGTGVLHFLAGICTLGTIACYVAGIELLHQKLKLPVEVRGEFGWSFCLACVSAPLQFMAAALFIWAARTNRREYTLMKAYRVA; from the exons ATGATGGATAACCGCTTTGCTACAGCGCTGGTCATCGCCTGCGTGCTCAGTCTTATCGCCACCATCTACATGTCTGCCTCAGTGGGCACTGACTTCTGGTATGAGTACCACAGCCCCTCACCTACTGACAATGGGAGCGAGACACTGGGGCGTAATTTCAAGGACGAGTTCTTAAGTGACGAAGCAGACGAGAAAACCTACAGTGATGCGCTGTTCCACTGCAATGGGACCATGGGGCTGTGGAGACGCTGCATCACCGTCTCGAGTCAAGCACACTGGTTCCGTCAGCCGG AAGCAGATTTTACCACAGAGTGCATAAGTTTCTCCCTGTCTGATCAGTTCCTGGAGAAATACTTggagccagggaaccacaacagcGGCCCGGACCTTGTTCGCACCT ATCTCTGGAGGTGTCAGTGTCTCTTGCCCTTTGTCAGCCTGGGCTTGATGTGCTTTGGCGCCCTCATCGGACTGTGTGCATGTGCTTGCCGCAATCTCTATCCAACCATCGGCACAGGGGTGCTCCACTTCCTTGCAG GCATCTGCACTCTTGGGACCATTGCCTGCTACGTCGCTGGGATTGAATTGCTCCATCAGAAGCTCAAGCTCCCGGTGGAAGTGAGGGGTGAATTTGGCTGGTCCTTCTGCCTGGCATGTGTCTCGGCTCCTCTGCAGTTCATGGCAGCTGCCCTCTTTATTTGGGCAGCGCGCACCAATCGCCGGGAGTACACACTAATGAAGGCGTATCGTGTGGCATAG
- the CLDND1 gene encoding claudin domain-containing protein 1 isoform X2 produces the protein MMDNRFATALVIACVLSLIATIYMSASVGTDFWYEYHSPSPTDNGSETLGRNFKDEFLSDEADEKTYSDALFHCNGTMGLWRRCITVSSQAHWFRQPDFTTECISFSLSDQFLEKYLEPGNHNSGPDLVRTYLWRCQCLLPFVSLGLMCFGALIGLCACACRNLYPTIGTGVLHFLAGICTLGTIACYVAGIELLHQKLKLPVEVRGEFGWSFCLACVSAPLQFMAAALFIWAARTNRREYTLMKAYRVA, from the exons ATGATGGATAACCGCTTTGCTACAGCGCTGGTCATCGCCTGCGTGCTCAGTCTTATCGCCACCATCTACATGTCTGCCTCAGTGGGCACTGACTTCTGGTATGAGTACCACAGCCCCTCACCTACTGACAATGGGAGCGAGACACTGGGGCGTAATTTCAAGGACGAGTTCTTAAGTGACGAAGCAGACGAGAAAACCTACAGTGATGCGCTGTTCCACTGCAATGGGACCATGGGGCTGTGGAGACGCTGCATCACCGTCTCGAGTCAAGCACACTGGTTCCGTCAGCCGG ATTTTACCACAGAGTGCATAAGTTTCTCCCTGTCTGATCAGTTCCTGGAGAAATACTTggagccagggaaccacaacagcGGCCCGGACCTTGTTCGCACCT ATCTCTGGAGGTGTCAGTGTCTCTTGCCCTTTGTCAGCCTGGGCTTGATGTGCTTTGGCGCCCTCATCGGACTGTGTGCATGTGCTTGCCGCAATCTCTATCCAACCATCGGCACAGGGGTGCTCCACTTCCTTGCAG GCATCTGCACTCTTGGGACCATTGCCTGCTACGTCGCTGGGATTGAATTGCTCCATCAGAAGCTCAAGCTCCCGGTGGAAGTGAGGGGTGAATTTGGCTGGTCCTTCTGCCTGGCATGTGTCTCGGCTCCTCTGCAGTTCATGGCAGCTGCCCTCTTTATTTGGGCAGCGCGCACCAATCGCCGGGAGTACACACTAATGAAGGCGTATCGTGTGGCATAG